The proteins below come from a single Ictalurus furcatus strain D&B chromosome 15, Billie_1.0, whole genome shotgun sequence genomic window:
- the haus7 gene encoding HAUS augmin-like complex subunit 7: MAGDSKEQHLSLSVYSSLRRLSCPSVDGLYLREAGSMQELLCTPSLHRMDILKWICTRICPSLRDKFSTIKSSETEEVAKEITRFGHEMLLCKSDDLELIKGFATPLRQLLFLEQLLMIAGQQDTSSDDMCSESSGGGSVTNEDLLKELMSPDHLTDLIQLMNPVCNPWSAHIQEYLKATQSTRAKPNSSKTDENHHHHDSGCGKLSNDSIAEATALLQSTRCTLEELRKECEFLQLEASGPAASLSPCALKVAISDMAQLMTAFSQVYNTDFRGYCQRAPPVLNPNACVFQSVHQLLHHCNMELEALQQLSKTSSTLTGIVTQIQTDRQFWANGEKHTLPNQLEALKNRFSAFLSPHQS, encoded by the exons AGGCTCTCCTGTCCCTCTGTGGACGGTCTTTACCTGAGAGAAGCGGGCAGCATGCAGGAGCTCCTCTGCACTCCTTCATTGCACCGCATGGACATACTGAAATGGATTTGTACCAG AATCTGCCCATCCCTGAGAGACAAGTTCTCAACAATCAAATCGTCAGAGACAGAAGAAGTGGCAAAAG AAATCACACGGTTTGGCCATGAAATGCTGTTATGTAAATCGGATGACCTGGAGTTAATCAAG GGCTTTGCCACACCATTACGGCAGCTTTTGTTTTTGGAACAGCTTTTAATGAttgctggacagcaggacacaTCATCTGA TGACATGTGCAGTGAGTCTTCTGGAGGTGGCAGCGTGACAAATGAGGATCTGCTGAAGGAGCTGATGTCACCTGACCACCTAACTGATCTGATCCAGCTGATGAATCCTGTGTGCAATCCTTGGTCTGCCCACATCCAGGAATACTTAAAAGCAACACAATCAACTCGGGCTAAGCCAAACAGCAGTAAAACCGATGA gaatcatcatcatcatgattcAGGATGTGGTAAGCTTAGTAATGACAGCATAGCTGAAGCAACTGCTCTGCTGCAGTCCACTCGGTGTACATTGGAAGAGCTACGTAAAGAG TGTGAGTTCCTGCAGTTGGAAGCGTCAGGCCCTGCAGCCTCGCTGTCACCCTGTGCTTTAAAAGTGGCTATATCAGACATGGCTCAGCTTATGACGGCCTTCAGTCAGGTCTACAACACGGACTTCAGGGGCTACTGCCAGAGAGCACCTCCTGTCCTTAATCCGAACGCCTGTGTCTTCCAGTCTGTGCATCAGCTCCTGCACCACTGCAATATG GAATTAGAAGCACTTCAGCAGCTGTCCAAAACCTCATCCACTCTGACTGGGATTGTGAcgcagatacagacagacaggcaattTTGGGCCAATGGAGAGAAACATACACTAC cCAACCAACTGGAGGCCCTGAAGAATagattcagtgcttttttgtcTCCTCACCAGTCATGA
- the si:dkey-93l1.9 gene encoding ninjurin-1, whose translation MNHYATKKSMAQSMLDIALLMANSSQLKTALQEGPEYQYHLIVLIILSITRQVIVGRLLIFIVKHNLNDERKQPKLNMLNNVATVFVFITLLVNVLITALGSESGR comes from the exons ATGAACCATTATGCCACTAAGAAGAGTATGGCCCAGAGCATGCTTGACATAGCTCTACTGATGGCCAATTCCTCTCAGCTAAAGACTGCACTGCAGGAGGGGCCTGAGTACCAATACCATCTCATTGTACTCATCATTCTGTCCATCACACGCCAGGTCATTGTTGGCCGCCTTCTGATCTTCATTG TGAAACATAACCTGAATGATGAAAGGAAGCAACCTAAACTGAATATGTTAAACAATGTGGCTACAGTTTTCGTCTTCATTACTCTCCTCGTCAATGTCCTCATCACTGCCTTGGGTTCTGAATCTGGTCGGTGA